From the Deltaproteobacteria bacterium genome, the window CCCACGGATCATCAGGGGGGTAAACATGTCTTCTTCGGACAGGTCCAGCCGGATGGAAGTATCAAACGGCTATCGGAGTGGACCCGGATTACGAAATGACACACAAAGAGATAGGGAGATAGGGAGATGGGGTGATAGGGAGAGAAATTCTCCCCATTTCCCTAACCCCTCATCTCCCCCACGAGAAACAGAGGCAAGCATGGCCCATTTAAAGGTCGAGAACTTATCCATAAGTTTTGGAGGATTGAAAGCACTGAGCGGGGTGACCTTCGAGGTAAAAAAAGGAGAAATTTATTCCATCATCGGCCCCAACGGGGCAGGGAAGACCACGGTTTTCAATTGCATCAGCGGCATCTATAAGCCCAGTAATGGGAAGATATTTTTCAAAGATCAGGATATTACTCCTTTTAAATCCTATCAAGTGGCGGAAGTTGGAATTGCCCGCACCTTCCAGAACATCGAGCTTTTTGCCCACATGACCACCATGGATAATTTGATGCTGGGAAGGCATACCAAGTTGAAAACTGGGGTATGGGCAGGGGCGACTTTCTTGACGGCCCATTCCAAAGCTGCCCGGGATGAGATCCAGAACCGGGAGATCGTTGAAGAGATCATCGACTTTCTGGAACTTCAGGCTTCCAGGAACCAATTAGTGGTCAACCTTCCTTACGGGATTCAAAAATTAGTCGAATTGGGACGGGCTTTAGCCCTGGAACCCGAAGTGTTGTTATTGGATGAACCTTCCGCGGGCATGAACCTGGAGGAAAAGGAAAATCTCATTTTTTCCATCCGGGATATCCGGGACGATTTTGGAATTACCGTGCTGTTGGTGGAGCACGACATGAATTTGGTCATGGGTATTTCCGATCGGATTCTGGCTTTAAATTACGGTCAGGTGATCGCCGAAGGGATTCCGCAGGAGGTCCAGAAACATCCCGAGGTATTAAAAGCCTATTTGGGAGAGGGGTAGAGAATTGGGGAGCATCTTACAGGTAAAAAATATTGAAACTCTTTATTACGGGTTGATTAAAGCGCTCCGGGGAATCTCTTTAGACATTCAAGAG encodes:
- a CDS encoding ABC transporter ATP-binding protein, encoding MAHLKVENLSISFGGLKALSGVTFEVKKGEIYSIIGPNGAGKTTVFNCISGIYKPSNGKIFFKDQDITPFKSYQVAEVGIARTFQNIELFAHMTTMDNLMLGRHTKLKTGVWAGATFLTAHSKAARDEIQNREIVEEIIDFLELQASRNQLVVNLPYGIQKLVELGRALALEPEVLLLDEPSAGMNLEEKENLIFSIRDIRDDFGITVLLVEHDMNLVMGISDRILALNYGQVIAEGIPQEVQKHPEVLKAYLGEG